A portion of the Salvia miltiorrhiza cultivar Shanhuang (shh) unplaced genomic scaffold, IMPLAD_Smil_shh original_scaffold_447, whole genome shotgun sequence genome contains these proteins:
- the LOC131004654 gene encoding AAA-ATPase ASD, mitochondrial-like encodes MISMAIMATQTEKVVASLAAMATQTGKAAAGLTVVFAMFQNYFPCELRVLIMECYDKFVNFVYPYIQITFPEFQGDGFRRSKAYSAIERYLNTNSTKQAKRLQAYVVDDCDAVVLSVTNNEEVADEFKGIKLWWTSREHSPTKQSISLWPRKDEKKYFRLTFYRKHRHLVTTEYIKHVLDQGKAITVQERRRKLCTNKAGTAGGGCGGGGYGFGAGLWSEVVFEHPATFPTLAMDPVRKQRIVNDLLYFSKSEEYYKKVGKAWKRGYLLYGPPGTGKSTLIAAMANLLQYDVYDLELTAVDNNTELRKLLINTTSKSIIVIEDIDCSIDVTAKREDDDDDKEEDKGAAKDPVNEEKKKKKKKKRSNVTLSGLLNTIDGLWSACPGERIIVFTTNHVEKLDKALIRRGRMDEHIEFSYCGFEAFKILAKNYLDTDSHELFAKIRQLLKETEMTPADVADKLMLKSDVEDADTNLLRLIKALEEAKEKARQKAEEEDKNKAEKEEQEKKVAEEKARNGSTGDQSLDNGVKENGQTIKL; translated from the coding sequence ATGATAAGCATGGCGATAATGGCGACCCAAACGGAGAAAGTGGTGGCGAGTCTGGCGGCAATGGCGACACAGACAGGCAAAGCAGCTGCAGGCCTGACGGTGGTGTTCGCCATGTTCCAAAACTACTTCCCCTGCGAACTCCGCGTCCTAATCATGGAGTGCTACGACAAATTCGTCAATTTCGTGTACCCCTACATCCAGATCACCTTCCCCGAGTTTCAGGGCGACGGCTTCCGCCGCAGCAAGGCCTACTCCGCCATCGAGAGGTACCTCAACACCAACTCCACCAAGCAGGCCAAGCGCCTCCAGGCCTACGTCGTTGACGACTGCGACGCCGTCGTCCTCTCCGTCACCAACAACGAGGAGGTCGCCGATGAGTTCAAGGGCATCAAGCTCTGGTGGACTTCCCGTGAGCATAGCCCCACCAAGCAGTCCATCTCCTTGTGGCCCAggaaggatgagaagaagtaCTTCCGCCTCACTTTCTACCGCAAACACCGCCACCTCGTCACCACCGAGTATATCAAGCACGTCTTGGACCAAGGGAAGGCCATCACCGTGCAGGAGCGCCGGAGGAAGCTCTGCACCAACAAGGCCGGAACCGCCGGCGGcggctgcggcggcggcggctatgGCTTCGGCGCCGGTCTGTGGAGCGAGGTGGTGTTCGAGCACCCCGCCACATTCCCTACCCTGGCCATGGACCCCGTCAGGAAGCAGCGAATCGTCAATGATTTGCTGTATTTCTCGAAATCGGAGGAGTATTATAAGAAGGTGGGGAAGGCGTGGAAGCGGGGGTATCTCCTCTACGGCCCCCCGGGAACCGGCAAGTCCACCCTGATCGCCGCCATGGCTAATTTATTACAGTACGACGTGTATGATCTGGAGCTCACTGCGGTCGACAACAACACTGAGCTGCGGAAACTGCTGATCAACACCACCAGCAAGTCGATTATAGTCATCGAGGACATCGATTGCTCCATCGACGTGACGGCCAAGAGggaagacgacgacgatgacAAGGAAGAAGACAAGGGCGCAGCAAAGGATCCAGTgaatgaggagaagaagaagaagaagaagaaaaagcgCAGTAATGTGACCCTCTCCGGGCTACTCAACACCATCGACGGGCTCTGGTCGGCTTGTCCCGGGGAAAGGATCATCGTTTTCACGACCAATCATGTGGAGAAGCTGGATAAAGCACTGATCCGGAGGGGGAGAATGGATGAACACATAGAGTTTTCCTATTGCGGGTTCGAAGCGTTTAAGATATTGGCCAAGAATTATTTGGACACTGATTCACATGAATTGTTTGCAAAGATTAGGCAGCTGCTCAAGGAGACGGAGATGACTCCGGCCGATGTTGCTGACAAACTCATGCTCAAATCGGATGTGGAAGATGCCGACACTAATTTGCTGAGATTGATCAAAGCGTTGGAGGAGGCCAAGGAAAAAGCCAGACAGAAAGCGGAGGAAGAGGACAAGAACAAGGCCGAGAAAGAAGAGCAAGAGAAGAAGGTGGCAGAGGAGAAAGCCAGGAATGGGAGTACTGGTGATCAATCTTTGGATAATGGAGTGAAAGAAAATGgtcaaacaattaaattatga
- the LOC131004655 gene encoding AAA-ATPase ASD, mitochondrial-like → MISMAIMATQTEKVVASLVAMATQTGKAVAGLTVVFAMFQNYFPCELRVLIMECYDKFVNFVYPYIQITFPEFQGDGFRRSKAYSAIERYLNTNSTKQAKRLQAYVVDDCDAVVLSVTNNEEVADEFKGIKLWWTSAEHSPTKQSISFWPREDEKKYFRLTFYRKHRHLVTTEYIKHVLDQGKAITVQERRRKLCTNKAGSGGGGYGFGGGLWSQVVFEHPATFPTLAMDPVRKQRIVNDLLYFSKSEEYYKKVGKAWKRGYLLYGPPGTGKSTMIAAMANLLQYDVYDLELTAVDNNTELRKLLINTTSKSIIVIEDIDCSIDVTAKREDDDDDKEEDKGEAKDPVNEENKKKKKKMEKKRSNVTLSGLLNTIDGLWSACPGERIIVFTTNHVEKLDKALIRRGRMDEHIELSYCGFEAFKILAKNYLDIDSHELFAKIRQLLKETEMTPADVADKLMLKSDVEDADTNLLRLIKALEEAKEEARRKAEEEDKNKADKLAKQEEQEKKVAEEKARNGSTGDQSLDNGVKENGHN, encoded by the coding sequence ATGATAAGCATGGCGATAATGGCGACCCAAACGGAGAAAGTGGTGGCGAGTCTGGTGGCAATGGCGACACAGACAGGCAAAGCAGTTGCAGGCCTGACGGTGGTGTTCGCCATGTTCCAAAACTACTTCCCCTGCGAACTCCGCGTCCTAATCATGGAGTGCTACGACAAATTCGTGAATTTCGTGTACCCCTACATCCAGATCACCTTCCCCGAGTTTCAGGGCGACGGCTTCCGCCGCAGCAAGGCCTACTCCGCCATCGAGAGGTACCTCAACACCAACTCCACCAAGCAGGCCAAGCGCCTCCAGGCCTACGTCGTCGACGACTGCGACGCCGTCGTCCTCTCCGTCACCAACAACGAGGAGGTCGCCGACGAGTTCAAGGGCATCAAGCTCTGGTGGACTTCCGCCGAGCATAGCCCCACCAAGCAGTCCATCTCCTTCTGGCCCAgggaggatgagaagaagtatTTCCGCCTCACTTTCTACCGGAAACACCGCCACCTCGTCACCACCGAGTATATCAAGCACGTCTTGGACCAAGGGAAGGCCATCACCGTGCAGGAGCGCCGGAGGAAGCTCTGCACCAACAAGGCCggaagcggcggcggcggctatgGCTTCGGCGGCGGTCTCTGGAGCCAGGTGGTGTTCGAGCACCCCGCCACATTCCCTACCCTGGCCATGGACCCCGTCAGGAAGCAGCGAATCGTCAATGATTTGCTGTATTTCTCGAAATCGGAGGAGTATTATAAGAAGGTGGGGAAGGCGTGGAAGCGGGGGTATCTCCTCTACGGCCCCCCGGGAACCGGCAAGTCCACCATGATCGCCGCCATGGCTAATTTATTACAGTACGACGTGTATGATCTGGAGCTCACTGCGGTCGACAACAACACTGAGCTGCGGAAACTGCTGATCAACACCACCAGCAAGTCGATTATAGTGATCGAGGACATCGATTGCTCCATCGACGTGACGGCCAAGAGggaagacgacgacgatgacAAGGAAGAAGACAAAGGCGAAGCAAAGGATCCAGTGAATGAGgagaataagaagaagaagaagaaaatggagaaaaagCGCAGTAATGTGACCCTCTCCGGGCTACTCAACACCATTGACGGGCTCTGGTCGGCTTGTCCCGGGGAAAGGATCATCGTTTTCACGACCAATCATGTGGAGAAGCTGGATAAAGCACTGATTCGGAGGGGGAGAATGGATGAACACATTGAGTTGTCCTATTGTGGATTCGAAGCGTTTAAGATATTGGCCAAGAATTATTTGGACATTGATTCACATGAATTGTTTGCAAAGATTAGGCAGCTGCTCAAGGAGACGGAGATGACTCCGGCCGATGTTGCTGACAAACTCATGCTCAAATCGGATGTGGAAGATGCCGACACTAATTTGCTGAGATTGATCAAAGCATTGGAGGAGGCCAAGGAAGAAGCCAGACGGAAAGCGGAGGAAGAAGACAAGAACAAGGCCGATAAATTAGCCAAACAAGAAGAGCAAGAGAAGAAGGTGGCCGAGGAGAAAGCCAGAAATGGGAGTACTGGTGATCAATCTTTGGATAATGGAGTGAAAGAAAATGGTCACAATTAA